From Fastidiosipila sp., a single genomic window includes:
- the coaW gene encoding type II pantothenate kinase yields MEKIAVSRGRILIGLDVGGSITKIVGLGKGIQLREARVQANDPIASAYGALGKFLTLNDLRIDQIESIHATGVGASYLDGRLMECETVLVPEFDAVGLGGLYAACLDRAIVVSMGTGTSIVYADRSEIRHIIGSGVGGGTLLGLAQVILNVRDFDSVGELADKGDLRRIDLTVGDISRYEIPGLSNDTTASNFGKVGDQATPNDLAMGIVNLVFQSVGTDAVLAAKLEKVEKIVFTGNLLHLDKGRHVLADFSQLYSVDILIPERAEYATALGAALYKAH; encoded by the coding sequence ATGGAGAAGATTGCGGTATCCCGCGGCCGGATCCTGATCGGCCTGGATGTGGGGGGCAGCATCACGAAAATTGTGGGTTTGGGGAAGGGCATCCAGCTTCGCGAAGCCCGGGTCCAAGCCAATGATCCCATCGCCTCCGCTTACGGCGCCCTGGGGAAATTCCTGACACTGAACGATCTTCGCATTGACCAGATTGAATCCATTCACGCGACAGGTGTCGGCGCATCTTACCTGGATGGCAGATTGATGGAATGTGAAACCGTCCTGGTGCCGGAATTTGATGCCGTCGGCCTGGGCGGCCTCTATGCAGCTTGTCTGGACCGGGCTATTGTGGTCAGTATGGGAACGGGGACATCTATTGTTTACGCTGACCGCAGCGAAATCCGCCACATTATCGGCTCAGGGGTTGGCGGAGGCACCCTGCTGGGACTGGCTCAGGTCATTCTAAATGTCCGGGATTTTGACAGTGTGGGGGAACTGGCCGACAAGGGTGATCTCCGGAGGATCGATTTAACCGTGGGCGATATTTCCCGCTATGAAATACCGGGACTTTCAAATGATACCACCGCCTCCAACTTCGGCAAAGTCGGTGATCAGGCCACACCAAACGATCTGGCCATGGGCATTGTCAATCTGGTCTTCCAGTCGGTGGGAACGGATGCCGTCCTTGCCGCCAAACTTGAAAAGGTTGAAAAAATTGTCTTTACAGGGAATTTGCTTCATCTCGACAAGGGCCGCCATGTTCTTGCCGATTTTTCCCAGCTCTATTCCGTTGATATCTTAATTCCCGAGCGGGCCGAATACGCAACGGCGCTCGGTGCAGCCCTCTATAAGGCGCACTGA
- the glgA gene encoding glycogen synthase GlgA has product MKILFVTSEMVPLASTGGLGDVAGSLPEALRERGLDLRVIMPLYKTIKQSYASELHFLRWSIIRLGWRTMYSGLFSMEINGVPVYLIDNDFYFGHDKLYIDYAFDIERFAFFQRAVLEAMGQPMAFEPDLLHLNDWQTGMIPALLECHYKRYGHHAGVQSLITIHNMRHQGIHGRERVQDLLDLPDEYMTESRVLHDGTPNFLKAGIVYSNRVTTVSPTYAQEIMTSYFGEGLEGVLASQSWKIQGILNGIDVDLYNPETDPEIASTYSAKAWMRGKAACKKALQEELGLPKAAKEPLLAMVTRLDRQKGIDLLLHILDELLEEEIQFALLGTGDPSYEKQLQDIESRHPGRMRAVIAYDRHLSRRIYSGADLLIMPSLFEPCGLSQMIAMRYGTLPLVRQTGGLADTVEAFNKYEKTGTGFGFLNINAHELLFTAKEAVRVYREDKEGWRLMVKAAMEGDYSWSRSAKSYEKLYQSILKETG; this is encoded by the coding sequence TTGAAAATTCTCTTTGTAACCTCGGAGATGGTTCCCCTGGCTTCGACCGGCGGACTCGGCGATGTGGCGGGCTCACTTCCCGAGGCGCTGCGGGAGAGAGGGCTTGACCTGCGGGTCATCATGCCGCTTTACAAAACCATCAAGCAGTCCTACGCATCGGAACTGCATTTTTTAAGATGGTCCATCATCAGGCTGGGCTGGCGGACCATGTATAGCGGCCTCTTTTCCATGGAAATAAATGGGGTTCCGGTCTACCTGATCGACAACGATTTTTATTTTGGCCATGACAAACTCTACATTGACTACGCTTTCGATATCGAACGATTTGCATTCTTTCAAAGGGCCGTCCTTGAAGCCATGGGGCAGCCCATGGCTTTCGAACCCGACCTGCTCCATCTGAACGACTGGCAGACCGGTATGATCCCGGCACTTCTTGAGTGCCACTACAAGCGGTACGGCCATCATGCGGGCGTCCAATCGCTGATTACCATCCATAACATGAGGCACCAGGGGATCCACGGCCGCGAAAGAGTGCAGGACCTACTCGACCTGCCCGATGAGTACATGACTGAGTCACGGGTCCTTCATGACGGCACTCCCAACTTCCTCAAGGCGGGAATTGTCTATTCCAACCGGGTCACGACTGTTTCTCCAACTTATGCGCAAGAGATCATGACCTCCTATTTCGGGGAGGGGCTGGAAGGGGTTCTGGCAAGTCAAAGCTGGAAAATCCAGGGAATTCTCAATGGCATTGACGTGGATCTATACAACCCCGAAACTGATCCGGAGATTGCCTCAACCTATTCAGCCAAGGCCTGGATGAGGGGAAAAGCGGCCTGCAAGAAAGCCCTCCAGGAAGAACTGGGGCTTCCGAAAGCTGCAAAAGAGCCCTTGCTGGCCATGGTCACCCGTCTTGACCGTCAAAAAGGAATCGACCTCCTGCTCCATATCCTGGACGAACTGCTTGAAGAGGAGATCCAGTTCGCCCTGCTTGGGACAGGCGATCCTTCCTACGAAAAACAGCTGCAGGATATTGAGTCACGTCATCCCGGCCGCATGCGGGCGGTCATCGCTTACGACCGCCATCTCTCCAGGCGGATCTATTCAGGCGCTGATCTCCTGATCATGCCTTCGCTCTTCGAACCTTGCGGGCTTTCGCAGATGATTGCCATGCGCTATGGCACCCTGCCGCTTGTGCGGCAGACAGGCGGCCTGGCGGACACCGTGGAGGCTTTCAACAAGTATGAAAAGACGGGGACGGGCTTTGGGTTTTTGAACATCAATGCCCATGAATTACTCTTCACAGCCAAAGAAGCCGTCCGCGTCTACCGGGAAGACAAGGAGGGCTGGCGCCTCATGGTCAAAGCTGCCATGGAGGGGGATTATTCCTGGTCCCGGTCGGCAAAATCCTATGAGAAGCTGTATCAGTCCATTCTCAAAGAAACGGGTTAA
- a CDS encoding glycoside hydrolase family 13 protein — translation MLTIRHDVTSPRYRSPSGPVPCGSLVTFRAALGDDSAQIDSVRLFYAHGLREFHQSYQRMEEESCQDDSAWFKCQVQMDEEPGLFFYWFEVRLRDGRYRWGFPDQASQGTRAETLDGSPSFSLDGSSPIPGFQLTVHAGDFVTPDWMKGAVIYQIFPDRFSRGSRFDRARAQELMQRPERIWHSDWREEVDFKGKAPQGYQACDFFGGTLEGIVEQLPYLASMGVTVLYLNPVFEAQSNHRYDTGDYLTVDPLLGTNDDLIRLFKEAGGLGIQVILDGVFSHTGADSLYFNRYGRYPSAGAWQEMRDGIPSDFTSWYRFAGDSEIKRYREEGDCESATGEEPLLYECWWDFHCLPNVNEEDLSYRRFICGPDGVLAYWIRRGCAGFRLDVSDELPDSFLRLLRKRIKQERPDAFILGEVWEEPTAKISYGHHRDFLFGNTHDAVMGYTFRRQVLAFLQNKIKAEQVADAFENTLAVTPKEALYTQMNLLGSHDTSRIITELAGRPMPAGREEQARLSLTGEERKRGERMLILASLFQIAFPGAMAVYYGDELGMEGYDDPFNRRTYPWEAKGGPPESRLREQLASIMRLKSRTPVLKTGLFEIVSAREGAILLRRYKDGGLDAFGKPIAGPSQAWIAINRADGTAAFPAQTGIGPLGPESGAVYLDGERVFSF, via the coding sequence TTGCTGACCATCAGGCACGATGTCACCTCGCCCCGCTACCGTTCACCGTCAGGCCCGGTGCCTTGCGGAAGCCTGGTTACCTTCAGGGCGGCTCTGGGGGATGATTCCGCCCAAATCGATTCAGTCCGGCTTTTCTATGCTCACGGTTTGCGGGAGTTTCATCAAAGTTACCAGCGCATGGAAGAAGAGTCCTGCCAGGATGATTCCGCCTGGTTCAAATGTCAAGTACAGATGGATGAGGAACCGGGTCTCTTTTTCTACTGGTTTGAAGTGCGCTTGCGTGATGGCCGTTATCGGTGGGGCTTCCCGGATCAGGCCTCCCAGGGAACACGGGCGGAAACCCTGGACGGCAGTCCCTCTTTTTCCCTTGACGGTTCAAGTCCCATCCCGGGCTTTCAGCTGACGGTGCATGCAGGCGACTTTGTGACGCCTGACTGGATGAAGGGGGCGGTTATCTACCAGATCTTTCCCGACCGGTTCAGCCGGGGCAGCCGTTTTGACCGGGCCCGCGCACAGGAATTGATGCAGCGGCCGGAAAGGATCTGGCACAGCGACTGGAGAGAGGAAGTCGATTTCAAGGGCAAAGCCCCGCAAGGCTACCAGGCTTGCGATTTTTTCGGCGGAACCCTGGAGGGAATCGTGGAACAGCTTCCCTATCTGGCCTCCATGGGGGTGACGGTTCTTTACCTCAACCCGGTCTTTGAAGCCCAGTCCAATCACCGCTATGATACCGGCGATTATTTGACCGTTGATCCCCTCCTTGGCACCAATGACGACCTGATCCGGCTTTTCAAGGAAGCCGGAGGGCTTGGCATCCAGGTCATCCTGGACGGTGTCTTCAGCCATACCGGGGCAGACAGCCTCTACTTCAACCGCTACGGCCGCTACCCTTCGGCCGGGGCCTGGCAGGAAATGAGGGACGGGATCCCTTCCGATTTTACTTCCTGGTACCGCTTCGCCGGTGACTCTGAAATCAAGCGTTATCGGGAGGAGGGGGATTGTGAAAGCGCAACCGGGGAAGAGCCCCTGCTTTACGAGTGCTGGTGGGATTTTCACTGCCTGCCCAATGTCAATGAGGAAGACCTGTCGTACCGCCGCTTCATTTGCGGCCCTGATGGAGTTCTGGCCTATTGGATTCGCCGGGGATGTGCCGGATTCAGGCTGGATGTTTCGGATGAGCTCCCTGATTCTTTCCTGAGACTGCTGCGGAAGCGCATTAAACAGGAACGCCCTGACGCCTTTATCCTGGGGGAAGTCTGGGAGGAACCGACCGCGAAGATCAGCTACGGACATCACCGGGATTTTTTGTTTGGCAACACACACGATGCGGTGATGGGCTACACTTTCAGGCGGCAGGTGCTGGCTTTCCTTCAGAACAAGATCAAGGCGGAGCAAGTGGCTGACGCCTTCGAAAATACTCTCGCCGTCACCCCCAAGGAAGCTCTCTATACCCAGATGAACCTCCTGGGCAGCCATGATACCAGCCGGATTATCACGGAGCTTGCCGGGCGGCCCATGCCTGCCGGCAGGGAGGAGCAGGCCAGGCTTTCCCTGACCGGTGAGGAGCGCAAACGGGGTGAACGTATGCTCATACTTGCCTCTTTATTCCAGATCGCCTTTCCCGGTGCCATGGCCGTCTATTACGGGGATGAGCTGGGCATGGAAGGTTACGATGATCCCTTCAACCGGAGAACTTACCCCTGGGAGGCAAAGGGCGGCCCGCCTGAAAGCAGGCTGAGGGAACAGCTCGCCTCCATCATGCGTTTGAAGAGCCGAACACCTGTGCTGAAAACAGGCTTGTTCGAAATTGTCAGCGCCAGGGAGGGAGCCATTTTGTTACGCCGGTATAAGGACGGCGGGCTGGACGCTTTCGGAAAACCGATTGCAGGTCCCTCACAAGCCTGGATCGCCATCAACCGCGCTGACGGGACAGCCGCTTTTCCCGCGCAGACCGGCATCGGGCCTTTGGGACCGGAAAGCGGCGCCGTCTACCTGGATGGTGAAAGGGTTTTTTCTTTCTAG
- the gltA gene encoding NADPH-dependent glutamate synthase, whose translation MAKYKPNMKPEKTEMPEQDPDVRNRNYDEVALGYTAEMAMEEATRCLQCKHKPCIGGCPVNVQIPDFINRIVSGDFEGAYQTIIETNSLPAVCGRVCPQESQCELVCVRGIKGEPVGIGRLERFAADWHFEHVGEAPVKPESNGRKVAIIGSGPAGLACAGDLARLGYQVTIFESLHVAGGVLMYGIPEFRLPKSLVQTEIQQLKELGVKIECDMVIGKVLTLDELLGKEGFEAVFIGTGAGLPGFMNIPGENLNQVYSANEFLTRVNLMQAWRWPDSATPINIGKRVAVIGGGNVAMDAARSSLRLGADKVYIIYRRSEEELPARHEEVEHAKEEGIEFRLLANPVEILGNEEGWVTGIRCIRMELGEPDDSGRRRPVPIPDSEFNIDLDTVIVAIGQSPNPLLRDTTPDLQCKPWGGVVVDEETLATSKEGVWAGGDAVTGAATVILAMGAGKTAAESIDRYIKSKA comes from the coding sequence ATGGCTAAGTACAAGCCGAACATGAAACCCGAAAAAACTGAAATGCCTGAGCAGGATCCGGATGTCCGCAACCGCAATTATGACGAAGTGGCCCTGGGCTACACGGCTGAGATGGCCATGGAGGAGGCGACACGCTGCCTGCAGTGCAAGCACAAGCCCTGCATCGGCGGCTGCCCCGTCAACGTTCAGATACCGGATTTCATCAATCGTATTGTCAGCGGCGATTTCGAAGGCGCCTACCAGACCATCATTGAGACCAACAGCCTGCCCGCTGTCTGCGGCCGTGTCTGTCCGCAGGAAAGCCAGTGCGAACTGGTTTGCGTCAGGGGCATCAAGGGTGAACCGGTGGGGATTGGACGCCTGGAGCGCTTTGCCGCCGATTGGCATTTCGAGCACGTTGGCGAAGCGCCCGTAAAACCGGAATCAAACGGCCGCAAAGTAGCCATCATCGGTTCAGGCCCCGCAGGCCTGGCCTGTGCCGGCGATCTGGCCAGGCTGGGCTACCAGGTGACCATCTTCGAATCCCTGCATGTGGCCGGCGGCGTGCTCATGTACGGTATCCCTGAGTTCCGTCTGCCCAAAAGCCTGGTTCAGACTGAAATCCAGCAGCTGAAAGAACTGGGTGTCAAAATTGAGTGCGACATGGTCATCGGCAAGGTTCTGACCCTGGACGAACTGCTCGGCAAAGAGGGTTTTGAGGCGGTTTTCATCGGAACGGGGGCGGGACTTCCGGGTTTCATGAATATCCCGGGTGAAAACCTCAACCAGGTCTACTCGGCCAACGAGTTTTTGACCCGTGTCAATCTGATGCAGGCCTGGCGCTGGCCCGATTCAGCGACCCCCATCAACATCGGCAAGCGGGTTGCCGTGATCGGGGGCGGCAATGTCGCCATGGATGCCGCCCGTTCCTCCCTCAGGCTGGGAGCCGACAAGGTCTACATCATCTACCGCCGTTCCGAAGAGGAACTGCCGGCCAGGCATGAAGAAGTTGAGCACGCCAAGGAAGAGGGCATTGAATTCCGTCTACTGGCCAACCCCGTTGAGATCCTGGGCAATGAAGAAGGCTGGGTCACAGGCATCCGCTGCATCAGGATGGAGCTGGGCGAACCCGACGATTCCGGCCGCAGGCGGCCGGTACCCATCCCGGATTCCGAATTCAACATCGATCTGGATACGGTCATCGTCGCCATCGGGCAATCACCCAACCCTCTCTTGCGCGATACGACTCCCGACCTTCAATGCAAACCCTGGGGCGGCGTCGTCGTTGATGAAGAAACACTGGCCACTTCCAAGGAAGGGGTCTGGGCAGGCGGCGACGCAGTCACGGGCGCTGCCACGGTCATCCTGGCCATGGGCGCGGGCAAGACGGCGGCCGAGTCGATTGATCGCTACATCAAATCCAAGGCTTGA
- a CDS encoding ABC transporter ATP-binding protein: MIQLKNVSKSYDGIHKAVDNLTLDIRDGEIFGFLGPNGAGKTTTLKLITGLLSLDQGSITVNGHDIEQDPLEAKRLFAFVPDNPDTFLRLKGIEYLRFIADIYGVDKKDREERVRDLTRRFGIQDVLNQMIRTYSHGMKQKLILTGALLHDPETWLLDEPMTGLDPASSFQLKQLMREHADAGKTVLFSTHVLEVAERVCDRLSVIDRGKLLFVGTMSELKERYAEDSSLESLFLRLVNDSGSEGMTESFSL, from the coding sequence ATGATCCAATTGAAAAATGTGAGCAAAAGCTATGACGGGATCCACAAGGCTGTCGATAACCTGACGCTGGATATCCGTGACGGTGAGATATTTGGCTTCCTGGGGCCCAACGGCGCGGGTAAAACCACTACCTTGAAACTGATTACAGGTTTGCTGTCGCTTGATCAGGGGTCCATCACTGTCAACGGTCACGACATCGAACAGGATCCCCTTGAAGCCAAGCGGCTCTTTGCTTTCGTCCCCGATAATCCGGATACCTTCCTGCGATTGAAAGGCATTGAATATCTCCGCTTCATCGCGGACATCTACGGGGTGGACAAAAAAGACCGGGAAGAGCGCGTCCGCGATTTAACCCGGCGTTTCGGCATCCAGGATGTCTTGAATCAGATGATCCGGACCTATTCCCACGGCATGAAGCAAAAGCTGATCCTGACCGGAGCCCTTTTACACGACCCTGAAACCTGGCTCCTTGACGAACCCATGACTGGCCTGGACCCCGCCTCCTCTTTCCAGCTGAAACAGCTGATGAGGGAACACGCCGACGCCGGCAAAACTGTTTTGTTTTCGACCCATGTGCTGGAGGTAGCCGAAAGAGTCTGTGACCGGCTGAGTGTCATCGACAGGGGCAAACTGCTGTTTGTCGGCACCATGAGTGAATTGAAAGAACGCTATGCCGAAGACAGCTCATTGGAGTCGCTCTTCCTCCGCCTGGTCAATGATAGCGGCAGTGAGGGAATGACAGAGAGCTTCAGCCTTTAG
- a CDS encoding cell division protein SepF codes for MSNFLNKLFGRTDDDYDDYTGLDTYESYPGEESLSGERAVPREMRQKRSSERTVPFPGTKQGVDNTVVLVEAFDIDTAWPVCDHVKQGRTVICNTERLSPDIRTRFQDIVSGSAYAIGGLLQAVSQFIFVFAPATTRIDFDDGRLAFSSLRNASREPAMSRLRGDRDPAHHVR; via the coding sequence ATGAGCAATTTTTTGAATAAACTGTTCGGTAGAACGGACGACGACTACGACGATTACACCGGCCTGGATACCTACGAATCTTACCCGGGCGAAGAGTCCCTTTCCGGCGAACGCGCTGTGCCACGCGAGATGAGACAGAAACGGTCCAGTGAACGCACGGTGCCCTTCCCGGGCACCAAACAGGGTGTGGATAATACGGTTGTCCTGGTGGAGGCTTTTGACATTGATACAGCCTGGCCCGTCTGCGACCATGTCAAACAGGGCAGAACCGTTATTTGCAACACAGAACGTCTGTCGCCGGATATCCGAACCCGTTTCCAGGATATCGTATCCGGTTCTGCTTATGCCATTGGCGGCCTGCTCCAAGCCGTTTCCCAATTTATCTTTGTCTTTGCCCCTGCGACAACCCGCATCGATTTTGATGACGGCCGCCTGGCCTTCAGTTCGCTTCGCAATGCCAGCCGTGAGCCGGCCATGTCAAGACTGAGAGGCGACCGCGACCCGGCACACCATGTGCGCTGA
- a CDS encoding 6-phosphofructokinase produces the protein MTALKGNLIFGQSGGPTSVINASAAGVILEALEHPGLIPRVFGMHHGIEGILHDDLFDLSKEDRRELELLCGTPSSILGTCRYKLEDPQADDGDFERILEILRKYDIRYFFYNGGNDSMDTCSKVSRYLQSKDYDCRVIGIPKTVDNDLFGTDHCPGYGSAARYIATSIAEVWHDTHSYKTPMAVVFECMGRHAGWLAGASALAGVIGRGPDLVYLPEVAFDQEKMLADARQVLRQKNVVLISVSEGIMTADGRLVAEQLSSRATDAFGHKQLGGTAALLADLLAGELGVKVRGIEFSLLQRSAAHCASGVDIEEALLAGRTGVKAAMEGASGVMMGYARPGHGAYRCEIIQVPLEEVANREKMVPLTWINEEGNGVTRDFIDYALPLIGGEPHQIHEEGLPRFALLKKIPARPGV, from the coding sequence ATGACGGCACTTAAAGGAAACCTCATTTTTGGACAGTCGGGCGGGCCAACTTCAGTGATCAACGCCAGCGCTGCGGGCGTAATCCTGGAAGCATTGGAACACCCCGGGTTGATCCCCCGGGTCTTCGGCATGCATCACGGCATTGAGGGTATCCTCCATGACGATCTCTTTGATCTCTCAAAGGAGGACCGAAGAGAGCTCGAACTGCTGTGCGGCACGCCCTCCTCCATTCTGGGCACCTGCCGCTACAAGCTGGAGGATCCACAGGCCGATGACGGAGATTTCGAAAGAATTCTCGAAATCCTCCGTAAGTACGACATCCGGTATTTTTTCTACAATGGCGGCAACGATTCCATGGACACCTGCTCCAAGGTTTCACGTTACCTGCAAAGCAAAGATTACGACTGCCGCGTGATCGGCATCCCCAAGACAGTTGACAATGACCTTTTCGGGACCGATCACTGTCCGGGATACGGCTCAGCCGCCCGCTACATCGCCACCTCAATCGCCGAGGTCTGGCATGATACCCACTCCTACAAGACCCCCATGGCGGTCGTCTTTGAATGCATGGGACGTCACGCAGGCTGGCTTGCCGGAGCCTCTGCGCTCGCGGGAGTTATCGGCCGGGGTCCTGATTTGGTCTATTTGCCGGAAGTGGCCTTTGATCAGGAAAAGATGCTGGCAGATGCCCGTCAGGTCCTAAGGCAAAAGAATGTTGTCCTGATCAGCGTGTCGGAAGGCATCATGACAGCGGACGGGCGCCTGGTTGCCGAACAGCTGTCAAGCCGGGCGACTGATGCCTTCGGCCACAAGCAGCTGGGCGGTACTGCTGCCCTGCTGGCCGATCTCCTTGCCGGGGAATTGGGGGTGAAGGTAAGAGGAATTGAGTTTTCTCTCCTGCAGCGGTCGGCTGCCCACTGTGCTTCGGGAGTCGATATTGAGGAAGCACTCCTCGCCGGGCGTACCGGAGTAAAAGCGGCCATGGAAGGCGCCAGCGGCGTCATGATGGGCTATGCCCGCCCCGGCCATGGAGCTTATCGATGCGAGATCATTCAAGTGCCTTTGGAGGAAGTCGCCAACCGGGAGAAAATGGTCCCTCTGACCTGGATCAATGAAGAAGGCAATGGAGTCACCCGGGATTTCATCGATTACGCGCTTCCTCTTATCGGGGGAGAACCGCATCAGATCCATGAAGAGGGCCTGCCCCGCTTTGCCCTGTTGAAGAAGATTCCCGCCCGCCCGGGCGTCTAG
- a CDS encoding sulfide/dihydroorotate dehydrogenase-like FAD/NAD-binding protein — protein MNKILAREQLNSETVLMDIEAPLIARKALPGQFIIFRVDEEGERVPLTIAGTDPESGSVRIIFQMVGKSTIRLGDKQVGDTLASFVGPLGKPSELDEYAGKRVAVIGGGLGMAIAYPQAAYLHQIGAQIDVIAGFRTRDLIILEKEMKAVSDRFHLITDDGSSGRKGFVTHVLEDLIKEGAHFDLVLAIGPLVMMRAVANLTRSHGIKTIVSMNTIMVDGTGMCGCCRLTVDGQVKFACVDGPDFDGHQVDFDESIRRSRAYLEQEAFDREEELKLHRCRLTGEVRHG, from the coding sequence TTGAACAAGATTCTAGCGCGTGAGCAGCTTAACAGCGAAACAGTCCTGATGGACATTGAGGCCCCGCTGATTGCTCGCAAGGCGCTGCCGGGGCAATTCATTATATTCAGAGTCGATGAGGAGGGCGAGCGTGTGCCTCTCACCATCGCGGGAACAGATCCGGAAAGCGGCTCTGTCCGAATCATCTTCCAAATGGTGGGGAAATCCACCATACGCCTGGGTGACAAACAAGTCGGCGACACGCTGGCCAGCTTCGTCGGTCCGCTCGGCAAGCCTTCAGAGCTTGATGAATACGCCGGCAAGCGGGTCGCGGTCATCGGAGGCGGACTTGGCATGGCCATCGCTTATCCGCAGGCTGCCTACCTGCATCAAATCGGGGCCCAAATCGATGTGATCGCCGGTTTCCGAACCCGGGACCTGATCATCCTTGAGAAGGAAATGAAAGCCGTTTCCGATCGCTTCCACCTGATCACGGATGACGGATCCAGTGGCCGCAAAGGTTTTGTGACGCATGTGCTGGAGGACCTGATCAAGGAGGGCGCTCATTTTGACCTGGTCCTGGCCATCGGTCCCCTGGTCATGATGCGGGCAGTTGCCAATCTGACCCGATCCCACGGAATCAAGACCATTGTCAGCATGAATACCATCATGGTCGATGGCACCGGCATGTGCGGCTGCTGCAGGTTGACTGTAGATGGCCAGGTGAAATTTGCCTGCGTCGACGGGCCTGACTTTGACGGCCATCAAGTTGATTTTGACGAATCGATCCGCAGGTCCAGGGCCTACCTGGAACAGGAAGCCTTCGACCGTGAAGAAGAACTGAAGCTTCACCGCTGCCGTTTGACCGGGGAGGTGCGCCATGGCTAA
- a CDS encoding YggS family pyridoxal phosphate-dependent enzyme, producing MGRNLEELIQSIRLTALEAGRDPDSVRLVAVTKNFPASDVEAAFHHGQRVFGENRAQELVAKASELDSGVDCEWHMIGTLQTNKVKYLTGLVSLIHSVDSLRLLETIQRRAERMALVQDVLLQVNVSGEDSKHGFSPSKMDLVLQERGNLSHVRIRGLMTMAPFFDDPERARPVFAQLRLLRDQLSERHGMPQLAELSMGMTADYKQAIAEGATIVRIGSAIFGQRTP from the coding sequence ATCGGCAGGAACCTGGAGGAATTGATCCAATCAATCCGGCTGACGGCGCTTGAGGCAGGCCGTGACCCCGATTCAGTCCGCCTGGTTGCCGTCACCAAAAATTTCCCCGCTTCGGATGTCGAAGCTGCTTTCCATCACGGGCAGCGGGTATTTGGAGAAAACAGAGCGCAGGAACTTGTTGCCAAGGCCTCTGAGCTTGATTCCGGGGTCGACTGTGAATGGCATATGATCGGGACACTTCAGACCAACAAGGTCAAATACCTGACCGGTCTGGTCTCACTGATCCATTCCGTCGACAGCCTGCGTTTGCTTGAAACCATCCAGCGCCGGGCCGAGCGGATGGCACTGGTCCAGGATGTGCTTTTGCAGGTCAATGTGTCGGGAGAAGACAGCAAACACGGCTTTTCACCTTCAAAGATGGATCTTGTCCTCCAGGAGCGGGGGAATCTGTCCCATGTCAGGATCAGGGGACTGATGACCATGGCCCCGTTTTTTGATGACCCCGAGCGGGCCAGGCCTGTCTTTGCCCAGCTCCGGCTCCTGAGGGACCAGCTGTCGGAACGCCACGGCATGCCCCAGCTGGCCGAATTGTCCATGGGCATGACCGCTGACTACAAACAGGCCATCGCGGAAGGCGCGACCATTGTCAGGATCGGCAGCGCCATTTTTGGGCAGCGTACCCCATAA